A genomic region of Trifolium pratense cultivar HEN17-A07 linkage group LG3, ARS_RC_1.1, whole genome shotgun sequence contains the following coding sequences:
- the LOC123914871 gene encoding uncharacterized protein LOC123914871 has product MPSTRSRGERLVQLVSEPERLLRRRNLENQLEIPLPDIVNEPDMAEGPQNRPLKSYAIPSQAEPHNSIAAPAIEANNFELKPSLLSAVQQNQFSGNPTNDPNLHLSIFLQYADTVKANGVSPEAIRLRLFPFSLRDKARAWLQSLPSNSVATWDELKKVFLARYFPPSKTAMLRAQINGFRQRDNESLFEAWERYKEMIRICPHHGLENWLIIHTFYNGLLYNTRMTIDAAAGGALMDKPYNQAYQLIESMAQNHYQWGNERTTVEKPQTKGGMYEISNMDHINAKLDALTQKIESLTNAPKATVAATIQNCELCGAQSHTIAECRLLTEALTDQVNYTQGNSYNQNQKNHPYLSYNSNNALYAPGQAPTPSPPGFQKPAQNAPMKSNLELMMENFIALQTQTNKEFLNQNIHTNEQIKQLTSRLELLTTHNKMLETQIAQVAQQQASTSAPAGIFPGQPQPNPRGHVNAVILQSGTQYDGPAEPRTKNPAMQPNSDKTTEKESEPKEKEDSGEETKENEKPYVPPPPYKPPIPYPQRLVQSKNVGQFKKFVELLQKLNITIPFTEAITQMPSYAKFLKDILTNKKKIEEEETVMLTAECSSILQNNMPPKLKDPGSFSIPCVIGKHVIDRALCDLGASISLMPMPIYEKLKLGELRPTKMSIQFADRSVKYPLGILENVPVRIGQFFIPTDFIVMDIREDSNTPIILGRPFLATAGAIIDVKKGKLTFEVGEEKVEFILTQFMNASAIEDSCYMLDVVKDRREEMEKDKTKNSEILKTLIPPTHKNGNDDLAKCLKKSSSYRLDIAESNVDNTPFKRVPPDILKAHPESNIFQNKTSLFASKKKKGKRKTPMRWIDMFKWRPKDVGQYFKNVSLEEAPY; this is encoded by the coding sequence ATGCCAAGCACTCGCTCTAGAGGCGAAAGATTGGTGCAACTAGTTAGCGAACCCGAACGTCTTTTAAGACGtagaaatttagaaaatcaaTTAGAGATTCCTCTTCCTGATATAGTTAACGAACCAGATATGGCTGAAGGACCGCAAAACCGTCCACTTAAGTCATACGCTATTCCTTCGCAAGCTGAACCTCACAATAGCATCGCTGCCCCCGCTATTGAAGCAAATAACTTTGAGCTTAAACCTTCATTGTTGTCAGCCGtacaacaaaaccaattctccGGAAACCCCACGAACGACCCCAATTTACATTTATCTATATTTTTGCAATATGCGGATACAGTAAAAGCAAATGGTGTCAGTCCCGAAGCTATAAGACTTCGCTTATTCCCATTCTCATTAAGAGATAAAGCTAGAGCCTGGCTCCAGTCTTTACCATCCAACTCAGTCGCAACATGGGACGAGTTGAAGAAAGTCTTTTTAGCAAGATATTTCCCGCCTAGCAAAACTGCTATGCTAAGAGCCCAAATCAATGGGTTTAGACAAAGAGACAACGAATCTCTTTTCGAAGCATGGGAAAGATACAAAGAAATGATTAGGATATGTCCTCATCATGGGCTCGAAAATTGGCTAATTATCCACACCTTTTACAATGGTCTCTTGTATAATACAAGAATGACAATAGACGCCGCAGCTGGTGGCGCACTTATGGATAAACCATACAACCAAGCCTATCAGCTTATCGAGAGCATGGCTCAGAACCATTATCAGTGGGGAAACGAGAGAACAACAGTAGAGAAACCTCAAACGAAAGGTGGAATGTACGAAATCAGCAACATGGACCACATCAACGCCAAGTTAGATGCCTTAACTCAAAAGATAGAGAGTCTAACCAACGCACCCAAAGCCACCGTGGCTGCAACAATACAAAATTGTGAGTTGTGCGGAGCTCAAAGTCATACTATCGCTGAATGTCGACTTCTAACCGAAGCTCTCACCGACCAAGTAAATTACACTCAAGGGAACTCTTACAACCAAAACCAGAAAAATCACCCGTACCTTTCGTACAATAGCAACAACGCTTTATATGCACCTGGCCAAGCACCTACTCCTTCGCCACCAGGATTCCAAAAACCTGCTCAAAATGCTCCTATGAAGTCAAACCTTGAATTGATGATGGAGAACTTCATAGCCCTACAAACTCAAACTAACAAGGAATTCCTAAATCAAAACATACACACTAATGAGCAAATTAAGCAATTAACAAGCAGGCTAGAACTCTTGACCACTCACAATAAGATGTTAGAAACACAAATCGCACAAGtggcacaacaacaagcatctACCTCTGCTCCTGCAGGCATATTTCCTGGCCAGCCTCAGCCAAACCCTAGGGGACATGTGAATGCTGTTATATTACAAAGTGGGACACAATACGATGGACCGGCTGAACCTAGAACTAAAAATCCTGCCATGCAACCCAATTCTGATAAGACAACCGAGAAGGAGAGTGAACCAAAAGAAAAGGAGGATAGTggagaggaaaccaaagagaacGAGAAACCTTACGTTCCTCCCCCACCATATAAACCACCCATCCCGTATCCTCAAAGATTAGTACAATCCAAAAACGTAGGGCAGTTTAAGAAATTTGTAGAGCttctacaaaaactaaacatcacAATACCTTTTACGGAAGCTATCACACAAATGCCCTCGTACGCTAAGTTTCTTAAAGATATCTTAACTAATAAGAAAAAGATCGAGGAAGAAGAAACCGTTATGCTTACTGCCGAGTGTAGCTCCATACTTCAAAATAATATGCCTCCTAAGCTAAAAGACCCAGGAAGTTTTTCCATACCATGTGTCATTGGAAAACATGTCATAGATAGAGCACTATGCGATTTAGGAGCCAGTATAAGCTTAATGCCTATGCCCATATATGAAAAACTTAAGTTAGGAGAATTGAGACCAACTAAAATGTCAATACAATTCGCTGACCGTTCTGTCAAATACCCCCTAGGTATACTAGAAAACGTGCCAGTACGTATAGGTCAATTCTTTATCCCAACTGATTTTATAGTCATGGACATTAGGGAAGATTCCAATACACCCATAattttaggaaggccattctTAGCAACCGCCGGTGCCATAATAGATGTGAAAAAAGGAAAGCTCACCTTTGAAGTAggtgaagaaaaagttgaatttatctTAACACAATTCATGAACGCATCGGCCATTGAAGATAGTTGCTATATGTTAGACGTCGTCAAAGACCGTAGAGAAGAGATGGAGAAAGATAAAACCAAAAATTCTGAAATTCTAAAAACTCTCATCCCTCCGACTCATAAAAATGGTAATGACGACCTAGCTAAATGTTTAAAGAAAAGCTCTTCCTATAGACTCGATATAGCTGAATCAAATGTCGATAATACACCCTTTAAACGAGTACCTCCCGACATACTAAAAGCCCACCCAGAAAGTAATATCTTCCAAAATAAAACATCTCTGTTTGCctccaagaaaaagaaaggaaaaaggaAAACACCTATGAGATGGATTGACATGTTCAAATGGAGACCTAAGGATGTTGGGCAATATTTTAAAAACGTGAGTTTGGAAGAGGCACCATACTAA